The Thermoplasma acidophilum DSM 1728 genome includes a window with the following:
- a CDS encoding proteasome assembly chaperone family protein, protein MVNKKASESQVMELEKRNYNNPVVLCGFAGSTPTGVLAASYIVETLGMHQVAHLISQHIPPVAVFVGGKLRHPFRIYANNSNTVLVAMCEVPISSAHIYEISNTLMNWIDQVGASEIVIMEGSPANGIPEERPVFAVAEKPKLDKFKKAGIQPADSAIIAGMGGGILNECLVRKITGLSFITPTSVDIPDPGAVLSIIEAINKAYNLKIKTDLLEEQVKALDEQIKKIEEQYKELQEKQKEPQSMYG, encoded by the coding sequence ATGGTCAACAAAAAGGCTTCAGAGAGCCAGGTAATGGAACTTGAGAAGCGCAACTACAATAACCCCGTTGTTCTGTGCGGGTTTGCAGGATCAACTCCAACCGGTGTCCTTGCAGCGAGTTACATAGTTGAAACACTCGGAATGCACCAGGTTGCGCACCTGATATCGCAGCACATTCCGCCAGTGGCCGTATTTGTTGGCGGAAAACTGAGGCATCCATTCAGGATCTACGCTAACAATTCAAACACCGTTCTGGTTGCCATGTGCGAGGTGCCCATATCCAGCGCACATATTTATGAGATATCGAATACACTCATGAACTGGATAGACCAGGTTGGTGCAAGCGAAATCGTCATAATGGAGGGTAGCCCAGCAAATGGCATCCCCGAGGAAAGGCCTGTCTTTGCCGTTGCTGAAAAGCCAAAGCTGGACAAGTTCAAGAAGGCCGGCATACAGCCCGCTGATTCGGCCATCATTGCGGGAATGGGCGGTGGCATACTAAACGAATGCCTTGTGAGAAAGATAACGGGCCTCTCCTTCATAACGCCGACATCGGTCGATATACCTGACCCGGGCGCAGTATTGTCGATCATCGAGGCAATCAACAAGGCGTACAATCTGAAGATAAAGACCGATCTACTCGAGGAGCAGGTAAAGGCGCTTGACGAACAGATAAAGAAGATAGAGGAGCAGTACAAGGAGCTTCAGGAA